In the genome of Bacillus thuringiensis, the window GAAGAAGTAGTTCCAAAGAAAGAAAGTCAAGAATCTGTACCGTTTATTATTCAAAAGGTAATTCGGATGCTAGAACAAAACGATGTAGAACAATATTTCATTTATGCTTATGCTGAAAAGTTAAAAATAAAGTTTGAAAATGCAACGATGATTACGGAAGAAGAAGTTATTAGGTACATATTGGAAGATATGAAATCTCATTTCAATACGGAAAACGTCTTTGAAAAAGAAGTACAAACAATTGCATTAATCGGTCCAACTGGTGTTGGTAAAACGACGACGCTTGCGAAAATGGCATGGCAATTTCACGGTAAGAACAAAACAGTTGGTTTTATAACGACAGATCATTCGCGCATAGGGACAGTGCAGCAATTGCAAGATAACGTAAAGACAATTGGATCGGAAGTAATTGCTGTGCGTGATGAAGCTGCAATGACAAGAGCGCTTACGTATTTTAAAGAAGAAGCGCGCGTCGATTATATTTTAATTGATACAGCCGGAAAAAATTATCGTACGACAGAAACAGTAGAAGAAATGATTGAAACGATGGGACAAGTAGAGCCAGATTATATTTGTTTAACGTTATCAGCTTCGATGAAAAGTAAAGATATGATTGAAATCATTACAAACTTTAAAGATATTCATATAGATGGTATTGTGTTTACAAAATTTGATGAAACAGCAAGTAGTGGTGAATTGTTGAAAATTCCAGCAGTATCATCAGCTCCTATTGTATTAATGACAGATGGCCAAGACATAAGGAAAAATATACATATCGCTACAGCTGAACATTTAGCGAAACAAATGTTACAAACATCGTAGAAAAGAGGTGAAGAATAAGGCGCTTGCCTTATTCAAACGAATATGAACGGTCTTTATATAGGTTCTATGGGTATGATGAACTACATGCAGCGAATTAATGTTCATTCGAATAACGTTGCAAATGCTCAAACGACAGGATTTAAAGCAGAAAATATGACGTCTAAAGTATTTGATGTACAAGACACATATC includes:
- the flhF gene encoding flagellar biosynthesis protein FlhF yields the protein MESTEKKEALMRIKAASKNELYRKLFDQYGTDYYYVVDESVKRNIPFFWKKDYEMLVAFPEEKQEEVNEGTAQFHEQLMDVVNDPSEQIVKANGIQSVLHNLENVTTSMSYAAMQTGNSEEWARKKEKLLKLFEKGIVVVKQTKETEVPKKKKVVKQVVPVKKEEVVPKKESQESVPFIIQKVIRMLEQNDVEQYFIYAYAEKLKIKFENATMITEEEVIRYILEDMKSHFNTENVFEKEVQTIALIGPTGVGKTTTLAKMAWQFHGKNKTVGFITTDHSRIGTVQQLQDNVKTIGSEVIAVRDEAAMTRALTYFKEEARVDYILIDTAGKNYRTTETVEEMIETMGQVEPDYICLTLSASMKSKDMIEIITNFKDIHIDGIVFTKFDETASSGELLKIPAVSSAPIVLMTDGQDIRKNIHIATAEHLAKQMLQTS